TTTATCCGCCTGCCGACACCCGCCGCTTCTACCCCGATGCCGGGTCGGCTGCCGCCACGCGCCGCCGCTACGGTTTTCGCGACGATGAAACCGTTTTCCTGTTTCCGTCCACCGGTCATACGCGCAAAGGTTTGGATTTGCTGGCTGCTTTTTTCGAGCACACCGATTTGCCGGTCAAGCTCGCCGTTGCAGGCTCGCCCTTGCCGCGCCCGATGAAAAACACGGTGGAACTGGGCTTCTGCGACGATATGCCCGCCCTTTACCGCGCCGCCGACTACACTATTATGGCATCGCTCTACGAGCCGTTCGGTTTGGTGGGCGTAGAATCGGTGTTGAGCGGCACCCGCGTGGTTTTATCGGACAATATGGCCTGCACCGAAGTGATGAACGGCGGCGCCGGCTTTTTCTTTTCCCGCGAAAACCCCGAAACCCTGGCCGAGGCCGTACGGCAGGCGGCAGCCCTCAAGCAGGCGGGCGGCCATAAAATCGCCGAGCCGCTGCAAGCCTTAACCTACAATCCCGATGTGGCGCACCATATAGCCGGGTTGGATGCCATGTTGCAGGCCGTCTGAAAAGGAAAACACATGAAACTGATTATTCTCGACCGCGACGGCGTGATTAACCACGACCGCGACGATTTTGTAAAATCCGCCGACGAATGGGTGCCGATAGAGGGCAGCATGGATGCCGTTGCCTTTCTCACCGAGGCGGGTTACACCCTGGCCGTGGCCACCAACCAATCCGGCATAGGCCGCAATTATTTCACCGTGGAAACCCTCACCGAAATGCACGCCAAAATGCACCGGCTGGTGCAGCAGGCAGGCGGAAAAATCGACGGTATCTGGTTCTGCCCCCACACCGCCGCCGACAACTGCGGCTGCCGCAAACCCAAGCCAGGCATGATTGCCGACATTATCGAGCGTTTCAACGCCGAAGCCGCCGACACCTGGCTGGTGGGCGACAGCCTGCGCGATTTGCAGGCCATCGACGCGGTGGGCGGCAAGCCCGCGCTGGTGCTCACCGGCAAAGGCAAAAAAACGCTGGAAAACGAAGGCGACCGTCTGCCGGAAAACACGC
The sequence above is a segment of the Neisseria dentiae genome. Coding sequences within it:
- a CDS encoding glycosyltransferase family 4 protein translates to MSAKPLAISINCFRRGGGMESYTFDLVRHLTGGGRSVRVYAAQFDAALPEYAHIEPCLVKQRLVPKKLRPFFFSAQLQPHRRPEEQLIACNPSDHAAVFVCGGTHLGYLRNMGKTANPIDKLTVCRNRSNYATARSIMAHSAMMQRELVELYGIDSAKIRVVYPPADTRRFYPDAGSAAATRRRYGFRDDETVFLFPSTGHTRKGLDLLAAFFEHTDLPVKLAVAGSPLPRPMKNTVELGFCDDMPALYRAADYTIMASLYEPFGLVGVESVLSGTRVVLSDNMACTEVMNGGAGFFFSRENPETLAEAVRQAAALKQAGGHKIAEPLQALTYNPDVAHHIAGLDAMLQAV
- the gmhB gene encoding D-glycero-beta-D-manno-heptose 1,7-bisphosphate 7-phosphatase; this encodes MKLIILDRDGVINHDRDDFVKSADEWVPIEGSMDAVAFLTEAGYTLAVATNQSGIGRNYFTVETLTEMHAKMHRLVQQAGGKIDGIWFCPHTAADNCGCRKPKPGMIADIIERFNAEAADTWLVGDSLRDLQAIDAVGGKPALVLTGKGKKTLENEGDRLPENTQVFDNLLAFSQYVMQEKAAGEAKET